A single Primulina eburnea isolate SZY01 chromosome 11, ASM2296580v1, whole genome shotgun sequence DNA region contains:
- the LOC140806075 gene encoding uncharacterized protein isoform X2 codes for MIKRRFYRFEHGDRDVPSDSSSSDSEVEAEATDGTEDEDEEDNEVGEVGEKENVSSSLGYESEDSSVNEVNLDSSGLPTSDDGMSTENDEQNIVGSLSRHEGGTKLVNDRDKLEKKDTEFDMADCVVKCKSVFKCRLCPRIVCLSEETLNAHLNSKRHARSIKLQREGRLKLMLNGDGKIEGETELEKHDTNTVSGQVSAKPKKKGKGRFKPKKRIRQEKGSRRTKRLDESRGKRRKNDS; via the exons ATGATTAAAAGGCGATTTTACAGGTTCGAACATGGTGATAGGGATGTCCCTTCCGACTCTTCTTCCTCAGACTCTGAAGTGGAGGCAGAGGCCACTGACGGAACAGAAGACGAGGATGAAGAAGACAATGAGGTTGGAGAAGTTGGAGAGAAGGAGAACGTGTCATCTTCTTTGG GATATGAAAGTGAGGACAGTTCGGTGAATGAAGTTAATCTCGACTCGTCAG GTTTACCTACAAGCGACGATGGCATGTCCACTGAAAATGACGAACAGAATATAGTTGGAAGTCTTTCAAGACATGAGGGCGGTACTAAGCTCGTTAATGACCGGGATAAACTTGAAAAGAAAGATACTGAATTTGATATGGCAGATTGTGTCGTGAAATGTAAATCAGTGTTCAAGTGCAGATTGTGCCCTAGGATAGTATGCTTGTCAGAGGAGACTCTAAATGCCCATCTCAACTCCAAG AGACATGCTCGTTCTATTAAATTACAAAGAGAAGGAAGGCTTAAGCTTATGCTTAACGGTGATGGGAAAATTGAGGGAGAGACTGAGCTTGAGAAACACGATACAAATACAGTTTCTGGACAG GTGTCAGCCAAGCCTAAAAAGAAAGGGAAAGGAAGATTCAAGCCAAAGAAGAGAATCAGACAG GAAAAAGGTTCCCGGAGAACAAAGCGGCTGGATGAATCTCGAGGAAAGAGACGGAAGAACGATAGTTGA
- the LOC140806074 gene encoding 2-hydroxyacyl-CoA lyase-like, with product MADADHEIPSTMVDGNTLAAMCLARAGVDKMFGVVGIPVTTLANRAVALGVRFIAFHNEQSAGYAASAYGYLSGRPGVLLTVSGPGCVHGLAGLSNAQINSWPMVMISGSSEQNCIGRGDFQELDQVAAVKLFSKFSAKATDISKIPSSVFSVIDWAVAGRPGGTYLDIPSDVLRHTVEESEAERLITEALNSRDKDLILKPKVNHSKIQKAVELLRKAERPLIVFGKGAAYAKAENELTKLVESTGIPFLPTPMGKGLLPDTHELAATAARSLAIGKCDVALVVGARLNWLLHFGEPPRWSKDVKFVLVDVCKEEIELRNPSLGIMGDAKDVVEMIHKEIKDDPFVLGKNHPWVEDIKRKAKDNVAKMEAQLVKDVVPFNFMTPMRIIRDAISGMGSPTPILVSEGANTMDVGRAVLVQTEPRTRLDAGTWGTMGVGLGYCIAAAVAEPDRLVVAVEGDSGFGFSAMEVETLFRYQLPVVVIVFNNGGVYGGDRRNPEEITGPHKDDPAPTSFVPGAAYHILLEAFGGKGYLVGTPDELKSALDKSFSARKPTVINVTIDPYAGAESGRMQHRN from the exons ATGGCCGACGCTGATCATGAAATCCCATCAACTATGGTGGATGGAAATACTCTTGCGGCCATGTGTTTGGCACGTGCCGGTGTTGATAAGATGTTTGGTGTGGTGGGTATACCGGTTACCACACTTGCTAATCGTGCCGTAGCTCTGGGTGTTCGATTCATCGCCTTCCATAACGAGCAGTCGGCGGGATACGCCGCCTCTGCCTACGGATACCTCAGTGGACGTCCAGGTGTACTTCTTACAGTTTCTGGCCCTGGTTGTGTTCATGGCCTGGCTGGATTATCAAATGCCCAGATAAACTCCTGGCCGATGGTTATGATCTCCGGCTCCTCTGAACAGAATTGTATCGGAAGAGGAGACTTCCAGGAGCTAGATCAAGTAGCTGCTGTGAAATTATTTTCCAAATTCTCCGCCAAGGCAACTGATATAAGTAAAATTCCATCTTCTGTTTTCAGTGTGATTGATTGGGCTGTAGCGGGTCGGCCCGGTGGGACTTATTTGGATATCCCGTCCGATGTTCTCCGTCATACGGTTGAGGAATCCGAGGCGGAAAGGTTGATTACAGAAGCTCTGAATTCAAGGGACAAAGATTTGATCTTGAAGCCAAAGGTCAATCACTCCAAAATTCAGAAGGCAGTGGAGTTGTTGAGGAAAGCTGAGCGACCCTTGATCGTGTTTGGAAAGGGGGCAGCTTATGCTAAAGCTGAAAATGAGCTGACTAAATTAGTGGAAAGTACTGGAATTCCATTTTTGCCGACTCCCATGGGGAAGGGGTTGCTGCCGGATACGCATGAGCTGGCGGCTACTGCTGCAAGGTCTCTTGCTATTGGGAAATGTGATGTCGCATTGGTTGTTGGCGCGAGGCTTAACTGGCTGCTGCACTTTGGAGAGCCGCCGAGGTGGTCTAAGGATGTGAAGTTTGTACTTGTTGATGTTTGTAAAGAGGAGATTGAATTGAGGAATCCATCTTTGGGTATTATGGGGGATGCAAAAGATGTGGTGGAGATGATTCATAAGGAGATTAAGGATGATCCCTTTGTTCTGGGAAAGAATCATCCTTGGGTTGAGGACATTAAGCGCAAGGCTAAGGACAATGTGGCGAAAATGGAGGCTCAGTTGGTGAAAGACGTCGTGCCGTTTAATTTTATGACACCGATGAGGATAATTCGGGATGCGATTTCGGGCATGGGCAGTCCCACACCGATATTGGTGTCTGAAGGAGCCAACACAATGGATGTCGGGCGAGCGGTTCTTGTGCAAACAGAGCCAAGAACTAGGTTGGATGCTGGGACTTGGGGGACAATGGGGGTCGGACTTGGATATTGCATTGCTGCTGCAGTGGCAGAGCCTGATCGGCTAGTGGTGGCTGTGGAGGGGGACTCTGGATTTGGATTCAGTGCCATGGAAGTTGAG ACATTGTTTCGTTATCAGTTGCCTGTGGTGGTCATAGTTTTCAACAATGGTGGAGTTTATGGAGGTGACCGAAGAAACCCAGAAGAAATCACAGGACCACACAAGGATGATCCGGCCCCCACCTCTTTTGTTCCTGGTGCAGCATATCACATTCTCCTTGAAGCCTTTGGAGGAAAAGGCTATCTTGTAGGTACACCTGATGAACTAAAATCAGCACTCGACAAATCCTTTTCTGCTAGGAAACCTACTGTCATAAATGTTACAATTGATCCGTATGCTGGTGCTGAGAGTGGGAGAATGCAACATAGAAACTGA
- the LOC140806075 gene encoding uncharacterized protein isoform X1: MIKRRFYRFEHGDRDVPSDSSSSDSEVEAEATDGTEDEDEEDNEVGEVGEKENVSSSLGYESEDSSVNEVNLDSSGLPTSDDGMSTENDEQNIVGSLSRHEGGTKLVNDRDKLEKKDTEFDMADCVVKCKSVFKCRLCPRIVCLSEETLNAHLNSKRHARSIKLQREGRLKLMLNGDGKIEGETELEKHDTNTVSGQVSAKPKKKGKGRFKPKKRIRQEEKGSRRTKRLDESRGKRRKNDS, translated from the exons ATGATTAAAAGGCGATTTTACAGGTTCGAACATGGTGATAGGGATGTCCCTTCCGACTCTTCTTCCTCAGACTCTGAAGTGGAGGCAGAGGCCACTGACGGAACAGAAGACGAGGATGAAGAAGACAATGAGGTTGGAGAAGTTGGAGAGAAGGAGAACGTGTCATCTTCTTTGG GATATGAAAGTGAGGACAGTTCGGTGAATGAAGTTAATCTCGACTCGTCAG GTTTACCTACAAGCGACGATGGCATGTCCACTGAAAATGACGAACAGAATATAGTTGGAAGTCTTTCAAGACATGAGGGCGGTACTAAGCTCGTTAATGACCGGGATAAACTTGAAAAGAAAGATACTGAATTTGATATGGCAGATTGTGTCGTGAAATGTAAATCAGTGTTCAAGTGCAGATTGTGCCCTAGGATAGTATGCTTGTCAGAGGAGACTCTAAATGCCCATCTCAACTCCAAG AGACATGCTCGTTCTATTAAATTACAAAGAGAAGGAAGGCTTAAGCTTATGCTTAACGGTGATGGGAAAATTGAGGGAGAGACTGAGCTTGAGAAACACGATACAAATACAGTTTCTGGACAG GTGTCAGCCAAGCCTAAAAAGAAAGGGAAAGGAAGATTCAAGCCAAAGAAGAGAATCAGACAG GAGGAAAAAGGTTCCCGGAGAACAAAGCGGCTGGATGAATCTCGAGGAAAGAGACGGAAGAACGATAGTTGA
- the LOC140805628 gene encoding uncharacterized protein codes for MGNYISCTLAGQGGENPGKDSITVIFPGCDIRRFYEPAKAAEFMFDMPNFFLVNAKSLQVGERLTALNADDDLEMRNVYVFFPMKRLNSDVKTADMGALLFTASKENKKVPFGSVRVSPECDQDLKMVEGNEKCSVPKLNLEDMEEYSRPEFRQRMSMCRSKKPMLETIVEEHFSLRFVMMMDN; via the coding sequence ATGGGGAATTACATATCTTGCACGCTAGCTGGACAGGGGGGCGAGAATCCCGGCAAGGATTCTATAACAGTTATCTTCCCCGGCTGCGACATCCGGCGTTTCTACGAGCCCGCTAAAGCTGCGGAGTTCATGTTTGACATGCCCAACTTTTTCCTCGTGAACGCGAAATCTCTGCAGGTCGGAGAGAGACTAACAGCGCTAAACGCGGACGACGACCTGGAAATGAGAAATGTGTACGTGTTCTTCCCCATGAAGCGGCTGAACTCGGACGTTAAGACGGCGGATATGGGGGCGCTTCTCTTTACGGCGAGCAAAGAGAACAAAAAGGTTCCCTTCGGAAGCGTGAGAGTGTCTCCGGAGTGCGACCAGGATCTGAAGATGGTGGAGGGTAACGAGAAATGCTCGGTGCCGAAGCTGAATTTGGAGGATATGGAAGAGTACTCGAGGCCGGAGTTCAGGCAAAGAATGTCGATGTGTAGGTCGAAGAAGCCGATGCTGGAGACTATTGTGGAAGAACATTTTTCTCTGAGATTTGTGATGATGATGGACAATTAA